The following nucleotide sequence is from Psilocybe cubensis strain MGC-MH-2018 chromosome 13, whole genome shotgun sequence.
TAAACTCGAACCGTTCTTCCTTCTCAAATCTTACTATATTGATGAATCCAGACCTCTTCCTCCTTGTTACTTGGTCAGGCTAAAGCGATATCTTAGACGCCAACACCTCATCAACTTGCAATCTACCTCGACAGTATGTATGCCAATCTGTTACTAGGACGTCTATTCAATATCCATTTTCAGAAAATTATATGACATTGTGGGGTTAGGCGTGCATCTAATTTGCGGTCAGTCTGCTTCTTTCCAACGCACTATGCACGATGGTGGAAATCAACTGGTCATAATCAATGCCGATACTTTCGGCAAGCAGAGGAAAGTCAGAGTACCCAGGTCGCAATCCTGCGAGGGGGTTGACCTATTGTCGACAAGTGAGTAATCAAGGATATGAGAATGTATGGTGATGCttacctcaatgcagttgggAACAGCGTTAGCATCTTTTGAATCATAGCGGATGTCCACCCTCCCTCCGTCTCTGCATCCGAGCACTTTCCAAGCCTTGACAGCAACTTCAGCCGCCCGTTGAGCTACGGGATTGCTTGAAAGGTCCATGTTAACATGTTGTGGGTTGGCCCCCGCTCCTGCACGCTTCACGCTATTGCTGTATACCTCCAATTCAAGTAGTTCTGGGTCTTGGTTGTCGACAATAGTGGCCGGGTCAATGGGGCAATTCGGGTTGTCTTTCAAGAATACTATCTCACGTACGCCAATGGCTCGAGCGTTGGAACCTGTCCCAAGGATGCCTACCGTGAACTCACGGCCGCTCAGGAAGCGTTCAATGAGTATAGTCTGTGTCGGATACCGCAGTGACAGGTCCTCGACTACTTTTGCGAGTTGCTCATAATCAGTGACCTTGTTCGCTTGTTGAATGCCAACCCCGCTGCCCTCTGCACTCGGTTTAGCGAATAAAGGAAATGTTTTTAATGCCTGACTGTGCGGCGAGCTTTGGATCACGGATTCAACAGACATCTCGGCGGCTTTGGACCATGCGTTCCTGGGCGGCACACACGCATATGGTGCGGAAGGTACGCCGTAATGCTCCAAGACCATCTAAACGCCTACAATTCAGTATATGCTCGCCATGTCAAGTACGAATGTCAGCCGTACCTTTGTTTTTGCCTTGTCAAGACACAACCCAAGCGTCGCCGAATCCGAGAATGTGAATGGAATACCCCAGGCCTCCAGCAATGCTGGCACCTGAGCCTCTCGTCCTACGCCCCCGAATCCTTCACAGATGTTGAATACGATGTCCCAGTCTGGCTTCGATTTAACAAGCACTTTTGTCAGGGCTTTCAGACCACCAATCATTTCAACTGTCCCAAGTTTTCGCAAGGACGCTGCGATTCGCTGAATCGTTTCGTCGAAATCGAACTCCGCACATTGTTCAGCAGAATATCCTAGCGCTAGCCATTCCTCTCGAGAGTCATATGTGAACGCAATTTTAAGGACAGGGGTAGGCATTTTGGCTCCTTGTGCAAGCATAAATTTTGCGGCCGTTTATAACGAGAGTTGCTGGGGCTCAAAGGTCCAACGCCGCATGTTGGGTGTCAACAAAGTAATTTATCCTACTTAAATTGTCGTGATAAACGTAACTTCTTACACTTACTGGTAAACAGTTACCCTCGAATCGATCCTAGGACTTGTTTAAAATGAATATGTATGGCTTCGCATTGACTGTGCGGACCAATTCCCGGCCCGCCTTATCGGAACAACGCCGCGTCAGTATCGTGTTTTTCCTTCGATCAGATCCTCAATCCAAGATGTCCACAAAGCTCGCCATATCATGCACTCGAAGTGGCTCCAAAGCACACGTTGCTCGAATACTGAAGGTCCCACGCGCCATGAAATCTTTTACGGCGGCCTATGACGCGCATACGTCGACTTAGGTGGGGTAAATTCCTCGGGATATTGGTGAACTATGGCATTCTAACACCATGAGTTAATACTGATCACTTTTCAATAACCTCAATGTTCCTTACAGCATGCAACAACTGTTCCTTAATTTCCAGGACTTCGAGAATAAGATGGGGAACACTTCAGCAATCTCGGCACACATGCATACATCCGTTAGACAAAGTTAAGACGGCAGAGAGCTCAATCCAATGCACTAATTAGCCTAACGATGTAGCATACGTTGCTAGAACACTCTTCTCTGAATTTCCGCATCTGCCAATTTGTGGCAAGTGGAACAAAACCCGGTCAGAAAGCaattcaacaaattgaatTATTTTGCTCAAAAATCTATTTAGCCGGGCCTTTTGAATCATTAGCGTTTCAATCAATTACTCCCCAAGATTTTGTCCAGTTCAACAACTCCCATTTTTTTCACTGCACGCTTGGACCTTATCCAGCCTTTGAATATGTTCGGGTCAATGCTACCCAGATATGGATTAAGAAGCATATTTACTTCTTCAACACGGAGCTTTCGTGCTGTAGAAGGGGAGGCGATAAAACCCATTCATCGCGCCACTTACCTCCCTGACCTTGCTCCAGGAGATTATACTGTCACCAACCCTCATCCCAGCATATTTGACCTCCAACAGGCCAATAATGTTTCCAACTCCCCATCACATATAACTGGAGTGACTGGAGTAAATCTTGATATACCCTACTGGAAGGCGCTCCGACCTTGGAAAGATGTAGAGGAGGACAAGTTTCTCAGTTACCAATGGCAGGTATGCGATAGAATGTGACATCATTTTTTCCCTAACGTTTTCTGTAGGTTTCAAACAGCGTACAAGGGGAGAAGAAACTTCGAGAATTTCTTGCTGACGTGCTTCCCAACAATATCCCTTCATCCAGAACTAGAGTTGGAAACCCGAATGTCGCGCCAATTACCACAGCGTATGCATTCATAGAAAGCGTCTCTGATGCGATATCCAAAGCTCCCATGGCTATTCGATTGACACCGCATATATTGAGCGTCATTGACTGGTCGGATCCTGTGAACGATCCTATTCGGCGCCAGTTTATCCCGTTAGGAAGCGAACTATTACTCGATCATCACAGGCTAAAGCTTGATTCTCTCAACGAGGAGCACGATTCACCGGTTAAAGGCTTAGTCCATAGGTATCCCACCAAAGCCCTGTTTTTAGGTACGTTTATTGGTGTTGTAGAAAAATGGGTGCTAATATGTAAGTACAGCAACTTCTGTATGCAACGTATACTGCCGGTTTTGCACTCGTTCCTATGCAGTTGGAGCCAATACTGACACTGTGACCAAAAACTCTCTCAAACCCACAAAGCGACGCTGGGACGAAGTTTTTAACTACATAGAAAATACTCCCCAACTCAACGATATAGTGGTGTCAGGAGGCGACTCCTTCTATCTTTCGCCTGAGCAACTCTACGACATCGGAAAGCGTTTGCTTGAAATCCCACACATCAGACGATTTCGGTTTGCGACAAAGGGCCTGGCAGTTGTCCCATGCCGCATTTTGGACCCTCAGGATACCTGGAGCGCTGCTTTAATCGCAATATCTGACATGGGAAAGAAGATGGGCAAGGCGGTTGCTGTCCACACCCATTTCAACCATCCAAATGAAATTACTTGGATTACCAGGCTGGCTGCTCAAAAGCTTTTCGAGAATGGGGTCACTGTGCGCAACCAGACAGTTCTTCTACGCGGAGTCAACGATAATGTGGCGGTAATGAAGAGGCTCATACAAAATTTGGCGGATATCAACATTCTGCCCGTAAGTTTCCTGACTCTGCTCTTGTACCCGCGATGTCTCCGACCTGTTCGTTTTTCTGTATAGTACTACGTTTATCAAGGAGATATGGTGCGAGGTGTAGAGGACCTTCGGACGCCGCTGTCAACAATACTTGATCTTGAAGCACAGATTCGTGGAAGCATCAGTGGCTTCATGACCCCACAGTTTATTGTAGACCTTCCGGGAGGGGGTGGCAAGCGTCTGGCTTCATCTTACAAAGATTACAACAGAATCACCGGGGTGTCCACGTTTGTGGCTCCAGCTGTTACGGGGGATCCCAACACCGTCTTCAAATACCATGACCCAGTATGGAGTATTCCAAGTCATTAGGCTCACGGGGTATTCAATACTTTGATATTGAACTGAAtgtagaaaaagaaaatatgaATTATATTACAAGTTGCTACAAGTTAAGACTTCATTACAACATTAAGACCGGGTATTAATGAGAGTGGATATAATGGGTGAATGCCAATTAGGCAATGGTGATTTTCTTTGGTGCAAGCTCCGGTGTGGATTTCGGGAATGTCACGGTGAGAATACCGTTCTCCATGTTGGCTTTAATCTCCTCACTCTGTACAAATTCAGATAAGTTATAAATTCTAAGATTCATGCCAATATTCTACCAACCTTGACACCAGCGGGGAGCTGGAGAGTACGAGAGAACTTGCCAAACTGTCTCTCGCGCACGGCATATCCGTTCTCCTGGAACTCCTTGTCTTGCTTAGATTCAGCAGAGACAGTCAGGCGATTGTTGTGAACATCAATGTTCACATTGTCCTTGACAAGTCCAGGAAGTTCAAATGTGGCCGTGACAAGGTTCTTCTCAGAGTCTTCGTGGAGGTCCATCCTGTTTGACATTTGTTAGATTCATCCAGATATTGTGAAAGTGGGTGATGCTTACCTTGGTCTGAAAGACCTCACTGCGCCATCGCCAGCTCCGTTTCGTTGCTGGACTTGATTTTTGGGCACGCCTTGACGAGCGAAAGCCTCGTCAAAGAGGCGGTCGAAGTCGTAGAATGGTTCGTAAAAGAAGACGCTAGACATTTtgtgttgtgtgttgtgtTCAGAGAGATGCTTGTTACTGCTGGTTGAGCCTTCAATTCTCCTCTTTATATACCTCATTGAAAATGCTCTAGACAATACTAGAAATATATTATTGGTGAACTGCAGACCTTTCACGGCCTTCCAGTAATTGGCGCTCGTCATGGAAGGTTCCAGAACATTGAATGGCAAGAAGCCTAAAGCCGTTCTGCCGCCTTTGCAATCTCGCAGCCAGCCTTGATAAGGCCAAACTTGGTTTCCAAACGCCCCACCCTCTAAGCTACGCCAAACCAATGCTGGTTTAGGATACACTACGCACAGCATCTCTCCAATTCAGCTCACCcccattttccatttttccGAGAAAACCATCGGCTCTTCTACTCTTGTCTCACTCTTCCCTCACTCATGTCTGCCTCCATCACCTCTCACCTCTCTCCCACCAACGAGGCGCATTCCACGCCTATCCCTGCTATCGCCCAGCGGTTTTGAGACCGTGATGACGCAAAACCGCTCTCATCTGGACGCCATACTAGGTCAGCCATTTGAACAGAAAGCATTTTACACGCCAATACTCACTGTTATAAATGCCTATCCTACTAGACCCGCCATTTCCCTCGTAGTTTGCTGTCAAGAGTGGCTTTGAGACCAAAATGACAAGAAATGCGCCCTCGCCTGCGAATCTGGCCAAACAGCAGGGATGGGAGGTGATGCACAGCCACGGGAGGTCTATGGAAGAGGTCTTTCAGTCAGTCGCATAACAGGTATTGTACATGCCGATACTCACCGTGATGTACTTCTAACATATTATACCCGCCCTCGCCCTCATAGTCCGCTGTCAGGAGCGCCGTTGTCACTGAGAAGGGGAGAAATAGCCCCACAGCTTTGCTGGATCATCATAGCACCAAGTCAGTTACTTACACACGGGTAATGCACCGATATTCACCTTTCAACGTGAATATCCAACGTGCAAAGTCTGCCGCTCAGCATTTCGCCAAACGATGAGGAGGGGGTGCATGGCACAGCCACGGGACGTCTCTGGAGAggtcagtcagtcagtcagtcattCAAAGGGGAAACGGCCTTGCAGCTTTGCTGCGTCAACATGGCATCAAGTGAGATAACTACACAGAAGATTCAGCACTGATATTCACCTTTCAGCATGTCTATCCAACATGGAACGTCTGTCGCTCAGCGTCTGGGCAAACGACTGGGAGGGGATGTGTGGCACAGCCACAGGAGGTCGGTGTGGGGTGATGATGTTCAGCTCTGCCATACTTCCcgtctcctctttctccaccATTGCCCTCGTCTTTCGTTGTCAAGAGCGGGCTCGTGCAACGCACAAAGCAGGATTCGAGCGGCCAGAGCTAACACTTCATCGTGTCCGTGTCATCCTTACCATCATGTGTGTTACTGACCATCATGCGCGTTTAGATTCGCAAAACCAGGTGGGCGACGAGAGGGCGGGGCAGATCCCTGGAACGCCGACACCGTTTCCATGAAGACGTGTCTGTGTGTACGATGCAAGGCGAGTCAGTGTCGTCAGTCTCAGAGGATGGTGCTGCCACTTACCATCGTCTCGCGTTGTTGCTGCATCAACAGGGAGGTGTTATGAGGAGTCCTGGTGTGCATCGCGTGAGGTGTAGGCTTACTCATCGTTGCTCCACTGACCATCCTAGCCTCTCGATTTGTGGGGCGGGTGCAGAAAACAGTGCTGCTGGCACTGCGAGGCAAACTCGACATCACAAGGGCGGATAGTCGTTGTTGTTTTGCTGGGTCAAGATCGAAGCGTGGGCGGGGTGTGTTCAAAAGAGTTCAGCGGCGCCGTGCTGGCAAGGTGCGTCAGCGTGGTCTATGACAGTCATAGTATTGCGACTTACCGTTGTTGCGCCAGCGTGACCATTGTTCTGCACATCCAGTATCGAATCAACCTCTGCATATCAACATCCACCCTCAACACTCACCATGCCGTTGCGGTCTGCGGGCAAAGACTCggacagaggaagagggtcGTGATGGTGTTCTGTCAAGGTGCGCCATCAACGTTCTGCGTATTGTATGGCTGCCGCGTCCATCCGCCTAGGTTGAATCAGCACTAGCGCATCCTTGAAGCGATGAAACTCACCCCGTCGCAGTCTGCTCTGCATTGTCAAGACTCTGTAAAGCACGCCGTCAGCGTCGTCCTCGATAAAAGAAACATAACTGCTTACCGTGAGGAGGAATGCGAGACAACCGGGAAAAGCTGAGAGCGGACAAGCCAGAGAAGACGAGGGGATGAGGGAATGAAGGATGCCAGCAAAGTGCGTGCTATTTATATACCCGCGTGGTTCTACCGGTACGCCTGTTACATGTCGTAAGTAGTCCGAATAtacagatttttttttttgtcttgctTGTTAGTGCATTTTCGGGTTACGAAAGGTGCGAACGGTGTCTTGAGATGGCAAATTGAATGGCTTGCTCCGTCTGAAAGCTAGATCTGTGGGGTCGGAATTGTATGAAAACTTGCAAACGGTTGCATTTCGGGATTGACATTGAATCAGATATCAATGTCATAAACTCTACAGCAACATTACATTGATTTCAAGGCTGAACAAAGAATCACAACACCGTGCATAGGCAAGTGCTCGTATTCAATACTGAGTAATTTACTGGAACTTGTGTTACAAGCCCTACTGCCCCAAAGTGGCCCGGAACACAAATAACGAGAATCCATGAAACCGCCATCCAATCTCTCCAACCCATCTtcgaaattttgaaaatccTCATTGACTCGGGAACAGGTACGTACACCCATATCTCAAATCGTACGTACTCGACGGAAAACTCGCATTCTAGCACTCCCGGTGTGCGGACACATGTTCTGGAGTCGATACAACGAATCCATCTTCTGTGCAGCAACAAATTGAACGCCGCTGTTCTTGCTAGTGGACCTGCCGTTATGAATAGCCAAGGGTATTTTGGCTAGGGTATTTCCGGAGCCAAATTCAAGGGAAACCGTTTGAAATGGTTGGAATGTtgatttgggagaggaggcgGGGATCCGGTTGCACAGGAATGGATTGTGTAGTTTTGGATTATCCGTTGGTTCGACGGCTGAGGGGGATGCAGTGGGATACTTTGGAAACCTCCATGAGCTGGATATAGGTATGTGATCACTGTTCAAGGCGTTATTTGCATTGAATGCAAGAATGCGCATTCTCGGCGCTTAATTGGTGTTCATATGAATTGTAAACTTGTATATTGCTCACCGGACACGGTGAGTCTCAAAGACCTACAGACTGTCCAGGGAGTATCCATACATTGAATTAGGGGCCCCCTGTCATTGAAAAACGCGTATTCTAGGTAAAGGTGTTATTTCAATAATGAGGGCATCCGAATCATGACTACTCAGAACAGTACGCAACCAGACAAAATTTTCGACTTTCCAACGGTTCATCCGAACATCCATGACAGCCTTACACTATACTCAACGTACTCTACCTCACCGAGTCCCGGGAAGAACGCGGAATCGATGTAGAATTGCACGGCATGTATATCGCATGCACAAATGCATTTCGTTGCACTCATTTCGCAGAGCTTCTAGGTCGCGTAACGGAAGTTTAGCCGAGCCGAGTAGGTACCCTCTAGTGCCCGAGAAGACCCGCAATGGAAAAAGACGTTGGAAATAGGCTGGAATTGCGAAATGGGTgagggggaggatgtggacatgTACGTGAGTTGAAATTGTTGACGAAATTTTTGAGATTGTTGACTTGGGATGGATTATTTGAGTACGGTAGGGTGTGATACATAGTATGAGAGTACAGGGAATTCTGTGGAATAGCTTTGAGATCGAGGTAATATTGTATTGCGCTCTGTTTTGTGCTGAAAGTGcgtttgggcgcttaacacTTTTGGATGTCTCGAACTTTACTCAGCCGGCGCAGCACCTACATATTTCATTTTATCAGGTACTATACGTAGTAATACAGCCCTCCAATACCCTAATATACCATAGAACGTCCCAGACGATCAAAATATGTGATATACACAATTTCACGGCTCGCCCTGAACATTTCAAAGTTTCCGGTATTTCCACACCGCCACAAGCCGCTACCTCTTCAACCATGCAACCCAGCATCCATGGTAACACGCTTGACCCCCTTAACCAACGGAAATACAGGAAATGGTCGCTGTACGTCTGCCACGTCGTTTCGACGAGCCTGCATTTGTTGGAGTTGCGTACATCTTCCAGCGGGCATCTGGGCTCTTGAGCTCTGAGTCACAACGTCATTCGCTAGCCGAGAGGTACTAGAGCAGTCTATATTAAGGCTCAGGCAGAATGGAAACGACTGAAATGAGGTAAAACGATGAatcgggggaggaggatgacaTTGCTTTGCATGTCTTAATATAATGTTA
It contains:
- a CDS encoding D-alanine--D-alanine ligase — translated: MPTPVLKIAFTYDSREEWLALGYSAEQCAEFDFDETIQRIAASLRKLGTVEMIGGLKALTKVLVKSKPDWDIVFNICEGFGGVGREAQVPALLEAWGIPFTFSDSATLGLCLDKAKTKMVLEHYGVPSAPYACVPPRNAWSKAAEMSVESVIQSSPHSQALKTFPLFAKPSAEGSGVGIQQANKVTDYEQLAKVVEDLSLRYPTQTILIERFLSGREFTVGILGTGSNARAIGVREIVFLKDNPNCPIDPATIVDNQDPELLELEVYSNSVKRAGAGANPQHVNMDLSSNPVAQRAAEVAVKAWKVLGCRDGGRVDIRYDSKDANAVPNCIEVNPLAGLRPGYSDFPLLAESIGIDYDQLISTIVHSALERSRLTAN
- a CDS encoding L-lysine 2,3-aminomutase, which codes for MFGSMLPRYGLRSIFTSSTRSFRAVEGEAIKPIHRATYLPDLAPGDYTVTNPHPSIFDLQQANNVSNSPSHITGVTGVNLDIPYWKALRPWKDVEEDKFLSYQWQVSNSVQGEKKLREFLADVLPNNIPSSRTRVGNPNVAPITTAYAFIESVSDAISKAPMAIRLTPHILSVIDWSDPVNDPIRRQFIPLGSELLLDHHRLKLDSLNEEHDSPVKGLVHRYPTKALFLVGANTDTVTKNSLKPTKRRWDEVFNYIENTPQLNDIVVSGGDSFYLSPEQLYDIGKRLLEIPHIRRFRFATKGLAVVPCRILDPQDTWSAALIAISDMGKKMGKAVAVHTHFNHPNEITWITRLAAQKLFENGVTVRNQTVLLRGVNDNVAVMKRLIQNLADINILPYYVYQGDMVRGVEDLRTPLSTILDLEAQIRGSISGFMTPQFIVDLPGGGGKRLASSYKDYNRITGVSTFVAPAVTGDPNTVFKYHDPVWSIPSH
- a CDS encoding Heat shock protein 16, with amino-acid sequence MSSVFFYEPFYDFDRLFDEAFARQGVPKNQVQQRNGAGDGAVRSFRPRMDLHEDSEKNLVTATFELPGLVKDNVNIDVHNNRLTVSAESKQDKEFQENGYAVRERQFGKFSRTLQLPAGVKSEEIKANMENGILTVTFPKSTPELAPKKITIA